GGATTTCGATGATCTGGTTAGGGTCAAGGCCGTTGGTCGGTTCATCCAGGATCAGTAAATCCGGCTGGTGGATAATGGCCTGGGCAAGGCCTATCCTTTGCTTGTACCCTTTGGAAAGCTGTCCGATCTTTTTTCTTTTTTCAGGTGTAATGCCTACAAGCTCAATTACTTCATCCACCCGGGATTCCGGGATTTTATGGATATTCGCTACAAACTGCAGGTATTCTTTGACATACATTTCCAGGTACAGCGGATTGTTTTCTGGCAGGAAACCGATCTTTTTCTTCGTTTCGATTTCATGTTCCGTGATATTTTTCCCGTTAAAGATGATTTCGCCTTCATCAATTTTCAATGCACCGACAATAGATTTCATAAGGGTTGACTTTCCCGCGCCGTTCGGGCCCAGAAGGCCGATGATCTCATTGTTGTCAATAGAAATGCTGATCTTGTTAAGGGCGGTCTGTTCACCGAATTTCTTGGTTAATTGATTTATCTGAAGAGACATAATGTACAATGGCTTTTTGCAAAAATAAAAATAAAAAAGCTCATTCCGGGGAATGAGCTGTATTAATATGGTGAAAATAGCAATTATTTTCTGGGCTTTCTGTTTTTACTGCCCGTTGTGTTGCTTTTGCTGCTGTTATTGCTGTTGAGCGATGCCGCACTTGAAGCTGAAGCTGTGTTTACAGGGTTAACAGGAACCATTCCGGCGGCTTTGTCATAGAGAGATGATTTTCCGCTTAGCTTTCCGAAGATCTTATCGATCTGTTTTTTGTTCAGCACCTGGGATTTCCCTACATATTTCCTGTTCTTATTGATGTACTGGATGAACTGAACCGTAGGCTGTCCGAAGTTTTTATCAAAGTGGAGCTCTACGATGTCATTGGGAAGCTCCAGGACGATATTTCCCTCGGGTGTATCGATAAACCCGTTGGTGATTATTTCATACAGGCCTGATACATCCCTGTTCAGGTTCTGAAATGAAAAGGAACGGAAAGTATTCAGATTGGCCGTATTTAAATCCTGGTAATTGATGGTAAATTTATCTTCTTTCTTATATAAACCTACAGAATTGTCTTTACCGATTTCTACCAGTGTAACGTTTTTCAGCACTTTAATCTGTGAGAAAGCCGAAATTCCGAATAAACATGTGAAGAGTAGAATTATTTTTCTCATAAGGTGGTTTTAATGTTTTATGTCTGATGATCTAATTAACAAAATAAAAATATAAAAAACAATTTTTTATTACTTAAGCAAAAGTAATAATTTTTTTTGTTTACAGATTATTAAAATCAAATATCTCTAATTTTATTCATCATTATTTGAATTATATTAATACTCTGATAATCAGTTTTATATGCTGATTATAATTTGCGTATGCTTTGTAAATTCATTTAAAATGATACCACGTATTTTCACTAATCAGTTAAGAATCAAGAGTTAATATTTATTTTAACATTGAAAAAAACTAATGTGTAATGAATATTAATTTTATGTAAAAAAATTAATTCATATTCAAATGATGGATCCGTTCCCCGAATCAACAGCAGGCAGTAAAAAGGTTCTTATGGTATGCTGAATGAATATTCCCCTGAAAAACGGATCAGGGGAATAATAAATCTGAATCTTAATGCTGGATAATCTTTAGAACCCGTCTGAATTTATTTTATAAAATAATTGCCTCAGATTCTGGTAATAACATAGGTTTTTATGAACAACGGTCTAGGTCTTCATTTAACCATCAGGTGAAAATCCCTCCTGCCTGGCCTACGATAAAAGGGATCGCAGCCGGTGTGATCTTAAGCAGCCTGCGTATTTACATCGCATCGGCACCCAGCGCTGCTGAATCTAAGAATCAGCGGGACAAACCAGAATAAGTTTTAAAAATTTTATTATGTTTCAGTGCTGGAATTTAAAACAGGATCTTAGATCCCTTCCAGAAGATCTACCGTCGAACCGTCCAGCTTTTCCTGGAATTCCCGGATTGCTGCAAGGCTTTCGTGATGAATCTCCCTTTCCAGGGTTTCAGGATTATGTATGTCCCAAACCCCACTGTGATGCCAGTTGAGCGGGAAATCCCAGTCCGGGCGGTCAATAATCGGATAGATGCAGCATCCCAGCAGCGGAATACCGCTTTTTAGAATAGACATGCATTCTTCGCTGATCATCTTCAGCCATGCGTACCTGTTTTCTCCTGCCATGCTGGTTTCCGAAATCACAACAGGCCTTCCGTACCTGGTGAATACTTCGTCTACAAGCGTATGAAGGCTTTTCCAGAAAGGGCTTGCCGGCATTTCATTCCAGGGGATATACCGGTGGTCGGTAACCGTCCACTGATTATCAAAATAGAAGTTGACGCCGATGATATCAAGGTATTCAGGTTTTCCCCTGAGTTCAGGGCACATCTTCCCGCTGAGGATATCCAGTACCTGAAACTGCTCCTGATGTTTTTCATGGGCATGCAGAACAAGCGCAGCATCTGAAAGATCAGGGGAGACGATGTGGATCAGGGGTTCTGTGCTCATGATCCGTACTTCGGGATCAATCTCTTTCATCATTTCAATCCCTTCGATATAAGCTTTCATCAGCATATATTTCACTTCCCATCCCTGATGTATGCAATAAGGGCTTGTTCCTCTTACATCGCCGCCCAGCCATGATAAAAAGCTGACTTCATTAATGGGCGTAACCACCAGTTCGCCATCAGGGCAGAGGCTTCTGTATTTCTGCACGAAGGCCCTGCACAGATGTGAGAACCTTCGGGCAAACATGGGATGTAAAGGCGTAAGGTCGTCCGGAAACCCGAAATGACAGATGTCCCAGATAACCTCAATGCCATTTCTTTGTGCACAGGTGATCATCTCTTCCACCTGGCTCCAGTCATACTGAAAAGGGGTTTTTTCCACCTGGCTCCAGCGGATGCCTTCGCGTACCGTACTGATGCCGATATCGCGGAGCCCTTTATAATCTTCGTCAATAAAACGGTCATGGCCTGTCAGGTCAGTAAGGTCAACGCGCTCCCCGAATGCATTCTGGTGGTCGGCACATTCAAATCCGGCCATGATGAATGACCGGAAATTTTTTTCAGGATTCCTGTACTTAGTATTGGGTTCCGTCATCTTCTTTTGTCATCTTTTTGAATAAAGCCAGCGACTGCGCAACTACCTGGTCCATATTATAATATTTATACGTCCCTAGGCGGCCGGTGAAGTAAACATCGGGAGTTTCTTCCGCCAGCTTTTTATACTGGTTATACACATCCTGGTTTTCTTTCCGCGGAATCGGGTAGTAAGGATCGCCTTCAGCCTTCGGATATTCATAGACAATAGCTGTTTTATGATGAACCTGTCCTGTAAGGTGCTTAAATTCGGTAATTCTCGTATACAGGTTGGAGGTAGGATAATTAACGGTTCCGGTCTGCTGGTAATTTTCAGTATCCAGCGTTTCAAAATGAAAATCGATTGAACGGTAAGGCAGCTTTCCGTACCGGTAATCGAAATACGTATCGATAGGGCCTGTGTAAATGAGCTTTTTATGCGGAATAATATCAACAATATCCCTGTAATTGGTATTCAGCATGATATGGATGTTTTCATGTGAAAGCATCTTTTTGAACATATCGGTATAACCGTTTTTCGGCATCGCCTGAAAGGTATCCGTAAAATACCGGTCATCTTTATTGGTCCTGGTAGGAACCCTTGCCGTAACCGAAGCATCCAGTTCAGAAGGATCAAGGTCCCACTGTTTTTTGGTATAGCCGCGAAAGAATTTTTCATACAGCTCTTTTCCTACCGCATTCAGCACTACGTCTTCAGAAGTAAGCACAGGCTTCCGCTGTTCGGCTTTCGATGCCAGAAAGCCCACAACCTCATCAGAGGTCAGGTTTTTTCCGTATAATGTATTGATGGTGGTCAGGTTAATGGGAATCGGTACCAGCTGCCCGTCTACGCTGCCCAGTACGCGGTGCTCATAAGGGCGCCAGTCTGTAAAACGGTTAAGATAGGAAAATACTTCTTCAGAATTGGTGTGGAAAATATGCGGGCCGTATTTATGGATCAGGATTCCCTCGTTGTTATAATAGTCATAAGCATTTCCGGCAATATGGTCACGCTTGTCTACAATTAATACTTTTTTTCCGGCGTTCGCCAGTCGTTCTGCCAGGACTGATCCGGCAAAGCCGCAGCCGACAATCAGGAAATCATACATAAATACCGTTGCTTTTTTTTACGTTGTTAATTAATAGATTCATTTTCTCAAAAGTGTTGTCCCAGGAATCATCGGCCAGAAATTCATCGACTTTCATCAGCCATTCCTTTTTAGATTTTTTGGCAAGTTCCTCCTCACCGTACATGATAAAGCTGTCTGCATCACTGGCAATGTACACCAGGTTTTCTTCACCGTAAGGCTTCACCACATCTTTTATCGGCGTGGAAATAACCGGAAGGCCTGCAGCAAGGTACTCGGGAGTCTTGGTAGGGCTGATGAACTCAGTGGATTCATTCAGGGCAAACAGGACAAGCGCAATATCCCAGTGGCTGATGTAATAAGGGAGTTCTTCATATTTCTTCGGGCCCAGGTAATGGATGTTTTCTGCTCTCGGAAGGTCATCCGGATTAATTTTTACCACAGGGCCTATGATTACAAAATGCCAGTCGGGTTTCCTTTCCGAAACTTCCCTTAACATTTCGATATCAAAACGTTCATCGATAACGCCGTAGAACCCAAACCTCGGGTGTGGGATCTCTTTCTGATCCGCAGGCTCATTCTGATTATGCCGTGCTGCCTGAAAATGTTCCTTGTCAATACTGCTGGGAAAAGGATGGATGTTGTGATGGCGGTCTTTCTTAGCCTGATACAACGTATGCCCGCCTGTAAAGACCACATCTGCTCTTTTGAAGAGTTCATTTTCCAGCGGCAGCAGCTGAGGCGGCGCAAAACGGAAAGCTGAAAGCTCGTCCATAGAATCATAAAGGGTTACCTGGGGTACAAGATGAGCCGTATATTCCAGTGCCATCGGGGTATAGTACCAGCAGACAAATTCCTTGATGTTCCGTTCTGCAATAAATCGGTCGACCAGTTTTTTCAATCTTTCATTGCGGTCGGCATCCCGGTCATCAATAAACAGGGAAACAATTGAAATACCGTCCTGTTGGACGATTTCATAGGCATCTGATCCGTAACGCGGTTCTTCAAAATAATAGACATGGTACTGTCTGGCAAAACGACTGAGCAAATGTTGCGGTCGCTGATACACGAAATTCCAGTGTAAATGGCTGAAACATAAAATATTCTGCATATAATAAGTGGTATTATTGCAGTTCAGAACGGTTAGAAATTCCCGGCCTGCTTTGCACAGGAATTGTGAAAGGATGCCGCGAATATGGTGGTGTAATCTGAACTGTTTTGTAAAACTATTATATAAAAAGCAGTTATTTTATGCACAAGATCATAAAATATATTTAAATTATTGGTTATATACAGCTGTTCTTTCTAAATATGTAAAAATTTGCAGATTAAACTCAGAAACTGATATTATTCTGCGGGCTTTTTAACAGACTGACAGATCAGATTCCGAAAGTGATAAGTAAAAAGCCTGCAAAGTGAGTGGTATGCGGTACTTTAGTATTATAATTATGCCTCATGTACATCTGCCTGCCGATTATCCGGGAGAAGGAAGTGCAATATCAAAACCTGCGCTTTCATCCGGCATTGCTTTCTGTGCCTCCGTTGTCTTCTTTAAAAAGAACAGGGGAACATCGGTATGATTGATGATCTGCTTAAAAAAGTTCTCTGAAAATAAAGATTTCCAGCTGTTTTCATCATGGTAATTAAGAATGATGATATCTGCATGGTCTATTTTTGAAAACTGTGAGATCTTGACAGCCTTTTCGTTGGTCAGTATAAATGAGGTGGAATATTTTACCGTATCCTTTGCCAGTGCGCTCCAGATTGAATTATAGGCTTCTTTTATCACATTAGCATCTTCTTCGCTGCAGATTCCGAGAAGGCTGATTTCTGCATTGTTTTTTTTGGCAATATTCTGAGAGACCATTAATTTTTCCTGAAGGTTTTCAATCACCCGTACAGGGACCAGGATTTTTCCAAAGTCGTAAGTGCGGCATTTTTCCGGAACCAGAAGAACTGAGCTGTTTGTCCCGGTAAGGATTTCATATGATGCGGATCCCAGAAAAAGTTCTTTTATGCTCTGCCTGCCCGAAGTTCCGGTAAGCACCAGATCCACTTTCTCAGAAGTGATACATTCATTGATGCTGCTGACCAGGCTGTTGCTCCCGATGATGGTATCTACACGCAGCGAACGGTTCTGTTCCTGGACGGCAAGCTTGATTTCACGGAGCCCGCGCTCTGCCAGCTCAAGGCCTTCTTTTACTTTTTCTGTACCAACTGCCTGTTTGCCGGTTCTGTCAATAATGTAATAATTGATGAAATTATGGAACAGGATGATTCGTGCCTTATGCCTTCCTGCCATGTGGACCGCCATCGTAACCGCATTGTCAGATTTCTCAGTAAAATCTACCGTTACCAGTATTGTTTTAATTTCAGTTCTCATCTTTCAAATATATAAGGTGATACGCTTCATTAATGACCGTTAAACAGATGCCATCATGATCATTTACGGATGATTTCATGATATACCTGTATTTAACAGGGAGTGAAAGTTAGTAAAAAAACAGCTGTTTAAAAAAGGAAAACCGGTAAATCATCATTAAGATGGTACTTTCTGGGTTGATCTCTTTCTCATGCCGGACCAGGATAAATTAATATCCGGTTACTTCTACCACACTTTTTCCGCTTTGCTGTTTGCTTACTTTAATCTGTACCGGGATCCGTTCCGTCATTTCCTGGACGTGCGAAATGACCCCGACCTTCCGGCCCTGGTTATGCAGCCTTTCCAGGGCATCCATGGCAATATTAAGCGTAGCCGGATCAAGTGATCCGAAACCTTCGTCAATAAACAGAGACTCCACCTTCATCCGGCTGGATGATAAAGAGGCCAGGCCCAAAGCCAGGGCAAGGGAAACCAGAAAAGATTCCCCGCCGGAAAGCGAGTATACCGTGCGGACCTCATCACCCATGTCCTGATCCACAACCTGCAGGCCTAGGCTCGCCGGAATACGTTCGATCCTGTACCTGCCGGTAAGGGCTTTCAA
The sequence above is a segment of the Chryseobacterium sp. JJR-5R genome. Coding sequences within it:
- a CDS encoding ABC transporter ATP-binding protein, which codes for MSLQINQLTKKFGEQTALNKISISIDNNEIIGLLGPNGAGKSTLMKSIVGALKIDEGEIIFNGKNITEHEIETKKKIGFLPENNPLYLEMYVKEYLQFVANIHKIPESRVDEVIELVGITPEKRKKIGQLSKGYKQRIGLAQAIIHQPDLLILDEPTNGLDPNQIIEIRNVVKEIGQQKTVLLSTHIMQEVEALCSRVILIHKGNILQDCAVDEFKGKFGSLEEAFAHYTQTETAAAHL
- the glf gene encoding UDP-galactopyranose mutase; the protein is MYDFLIVGCGFAGSVLAERLANAGKKVLIVDKRDHIAGNAYDYYNNEGILIHKYGPHIFHTNSEEVFSYLNRFTDWRPYEHRVLGSVDGQLVPIPINLTTINTLYGKNLTSDEVVGFLASKAEQRKPVLTSEDVVLNAVGKELYEKFFRGYTKKQWDLDPSELDASVTARVPTRTNKDDRYFTDTFQAMPKNGYTDMFKKMLSHENIHIMLNTNYRDIVDIIPHKKLIYTGPIDTYFDYRYGKLPYRSIDFHFETLDTENYQQTGTVNYPTSNLYTRITEFKHLTGQVHHKTAIVYEYPKAEGDPYYPIPRKENQDVYNQYKKLAEETPDVYFTGRLGTYKYYNMDQVVAQSLALFKKMTKEDDGTQY
- a CDS encoding glycosyltransferase family 1 protein; protein product: MQNILCFSHLHWNFVYQRPQHLLSRFARQYHVYYFEEPRYGSDAYEIVQQDGISIVSLFIDDRDADRNERLKKLVDRFIAERNIKEFVCWYYTPMALEYTAHLVPQVTLYDSMDELSAFRFAPPQLLPLENELFKRADVVFTGGHTLYQAKKDRHHNIHPFPSSIDKEHFQAARHNQNEPADQKEIPHPRFGFYGVIDERFDIEMLREVSERKPDWHFVIIGPVVKINPDDLPRAENIHYLGPKKYEELPYYISHWDIALVLFALNESTEFISPTKTPEYLAAGLPVISTPIKDVVKPYGEENLVYIASDADSFIMYGEEELAKKSKKEWLMKVDEFLADDSWDNTFEKMNLLINNVKKSNGIYV
- a CDS encoding universal stress protein, with product MRTEIKTILVTVDFTEKSDNAVTMAVHMAGRHKARIILFHNFINYYIIDRTGKQAVGTEKVKEGLELAERGLREIKLAVQEQNRSLRVDTIIGSNSLVSSINECITSEKVDLVLTGTSGRQSIKELFLGSASYEILTGTNSSVLLVPEKCRTYDFGKILVPVRVIENLQEKLMVSQNIAKKNNAEISLLGICSEEDANVIKEAYNSIWSALAKDTVKYSTSFILTNEKAVKISQFSKIDHADIIILNYHDENSWKSLFSENFFKQIINHTDVPLFFLKKTTEAQKAMPDESAGFDIALPSPG